In one Rhopalosiphum padi isolate XX-2018 chromosome 3, ASM2088224v1, whole genome shotgun sequence genomic region, the following are encoded:
- the LOC132923755 gene encoding calaxin-like, with the protein MPYTPINKCLPVTVDIRLQHRYADIGTNLSRTTHFNKIEVLRLLQFHYMLTKGNTSPMDKLSFIQFMDVFLGLRNIDAIDKIFLLTAETNKEHLTGAEFVKVLSMMLKGTLPDLINFCFEVYTEMIRSPKYIKKEDVLLMARRNSMKMCKIINMEEYDQSFVDFVMTEVDKDRDNRISLEDYRKAVHENVAWLQFLGQILPASTNKESFMRLFTTRPYVNNIQTTAAAMSRKNRESIGRLKSTVSQIENIASSTSFSSDSTCLMINRGIPLSIKRKNQTESDGNYLTLF; encoded by the coding sequence atgccGTACACACCGATAAATAAGTGTTTACCAGTGACTGTGGACATACGTCTGCAGCACAGGTACGCAGACATTGGAACGAATCTTTCACGtacaacacattttaataaaatagaagtATTGCGATTACTGCAGTTCCATTATATGCTAACTAAAGGAAATACATCACCTATGGATAAGTTAAGTTTCATACAATTCATGGACGTTTTTTTGGGGTTAAGAAACATAGATgccatagataaaatatttctacttacTGCCGAAACAAACAAGGAACACCTTACTGGGGCAGAATTCGTCAAGGTATTGTCAATGATGTTAAAAGGAACACTACCCGATTTGATAAACTTTTGCTTTGAAGTTTACACGGAAATGATTAGGTCAccgaaatacattaaaaaagagGATGTATTACTGATGGCCAGAAGAAACAGTatgaaaatgtgtaaaataatcaatatggagGAGTACGATCAGAGTTTTGTGGACTTCGTCATGACCGAGGTGGATAAAGATCGTGATAATAGAATATCACTGGAAGATTACCGTAAGGCTGTGCACGAAAATGTCGCTTGGTTACAATTCTTGGGACAAATCCTTCCAGCGTCCACCAATAAAGAATCATTTATGCGATTATTTACGACTCGACCATATGTCAATAATATACAGACTACAGCTGCAGCGATGAGTCGAAAAAACAGGGAGAGTATAGGCAGATTGAAATCAACGGTTAGCCAAATCGAAAACATCGCTAGTAGTACATCATTTTCCAGTGATTCTACTTGTTTGATGATTAATCGTGGTATTCCTCTatctataaaaagaaaaaatcaaaCAGAATCAGAtggaaattatttaacattattttaa